From the genome of Hymenobacter cellulosilyticus, one region includes:
- a CDS encoding carboxypeptidase-like regulatory domain-containing protein, giving the protein MLLPSSAQAVSAQTLDGQPRYQATGLRTMIKAQPNSALVRVRYESNNPGVVHVELLNDKRRVVYTERKRETHFVGDYNLAFLPAGDYTLHLSTNGFHHVEALRLNRNNNSIATVQVIELNAFQVYSQSLFPSAVTN; this is encoded by the coding sequence GTGCTCCTGCCGAGTAGTGCCCAAGCTGTCTCAGCCCAGACCCTAGATGGTCAGCCTCGCTACCAGGCTACCGGGCTCCGGACTATGATCAAGGCCCAGCCTAACTCGGCGCTAGTGCGAGTGCGTTACGAAAGTAACAACCCAGGAGTGGTGCATGTAGAGCTGCTCAATGACAAGAGGCGCGTAGTGTATACCGAGCGGAAGCGAGAAACGCATTTCGTTGGTGATTATAACTTAGCTTTCTTACCAGCCGGCGACTACACGCTGCATTTGTCTACCAACGGCTTCCATCACGTGGAAGCATTGCGTCTCAACCGAAATAACAATTCAATAGCCACTGTGCAGGTAATAGAGCTGAATGCCTTCCAAGTATACTCCCAATCGTTGTTTCCGTCCGCCGTTACCAATTAA
- a CDS encoding FtsX-like permease family protein has translation MLVNYDLVETMGMHLVAGRSFASQFRADSAAILVNQALVAGLGMPDPVGQQLDGARIVGVVRDFHYESLHEKIKPLVLKLDPQINTVLVKLQPNAEQATIAQLQQLYAAYNPGFTLDYSFLDTDYQAQYVAERRVAVLARYFAGLAILISALGLLGLATFTAERRRKEIGIRKALGASEVGIVWLLTSSLTWLVVVAIVLALPLSYLLLQRWLEGFAYRVAWQWWYFAAAGLGALLIAWLTVSVQAWRAARRNPMLSLRTE, from the coding sequence ATGCTGGTCAACTACGACCTGGTGGAAACGATGGGCATGCACTTGGTAGCCGGCCGCAGCTTTGCGTCGCAGTTTCGCGCCGACAGCGCCGCCATCCTCGTCAACCAGGCCCTGGTGGCCGGCCTGGGGATGCCGGACCCCGTGGGCCAACAGCTCGACGGGGCCCGCATCGTGGGCGTGGTCCGCGACTTCCACTACGAGTCACTGCACGAAAAAATCAAACCCCTTGTCCTCAAGCTCGACCCCCAGATTAACACGGTACTAGTGAAGCTCCAGCCAAATGCGGAGCAGGCCACGATTGCGCAGCTTCAGCAACTGTACGCTGCCTACAACCCCGGCTTTACGCTCGACTACTCGTTTCTGGATACCGACTACCAGGCCCAGTACGTAGCCGAGCGGCGGGTGGCGGTGCTCGCCCGCTACTTTGCCGGGCTGGCCATTCTCATTTCCGCCCTGGGTCTGCTGGGGCTGGCCACCTTCACCGCCGAGCGGCGGCGCAAGGAAATCGGCATCCGCAAGGCCTTGGGCGCGAGCGAAGTGGGCATTGTCTGGCTGTTGACCAGTAGCCTAACTTGGCTGGTCGTCGTGGCCATCGTACTAGCGCTGCCCCTGAGCTACCTGCTCCTGCAGCGGTGGTTAGAAGGCTTTGCTTACCGCGTGGCGTGGCAGTGGTGGTACTTTGCGGCAGCCGGACTGGGGGCCCTACTCATTGCCTGGCTCACAGTGAGTGTGCAGGCCTGGCGGGCTGCCCGCCGCAACCCCATGCTGAGCCTGCGGACCGAGTGA
- a CDS encoding ABC transporter permease, whose protein sequence is MLPYPLLLIYRNFKRFKSTFFINLIGLSTGLACGLLIYLWISDERSFDRYHALDGRLYQVMENRRTAAGIETQTGTVPLLAEALRREMPEIEFVATTTPVPFFPGFTLAAGGQHLNAVPKYADPAFFQLFSYPLLVGTPATVLRDKNGIVLSEALATKLFGSPQNSLGKAVEWQMADIKQTCLVAGVFAGVPRNSSEQFDCVLPFASFKDLMQMGETIKWDDDGPFNTYLALKEGADPAQFQAKLAGLLKTKSAQAQARGRTLFVRPFSAGYLHSTYENGIATGGRITYVRLFALIAGLILVIASINFMNLFTAKASRRVKEVGIRKALGASRAALVRQYLTESVVMALLALIVAVGLVQLVLPQFSELTGKPLALRWEPQLVGASLALALGTGLLAGSYPAFYLSGFQPAVVLKGKLPTRAGDVWTRQGLVVLQFTLSVLFIVAVVVVNAQLAFIQRQPLGYDKAHVLRFDTGGKAARQQAAFLAEVRKLPGVVQASSVLGGFFGGRYVSEVSWRGSAYQ, encoded by the coding sequence ATGCTTCCCTACCCTTTGCTGCTCATCTACCGCAACTTCAAGCGGTTCAAAAGCACGTTCTTTATCAACCTGATTGGCCTCTCGACCGGCCTAGCCTGCGGGCTGCTCATCTACCTGTGGATTAGCGACGAGCGCAGCTTCGACCGCTACCACGCTCTGGATGGCCGGCTGTATCAGGTGATGGAAAACCGCCGCACGGCCGCCGGCATCGAGACCCAAACCGGGACCGTGCCGCTGCTGGCCGAAGCCCTGCGGCGGGAAATGCCGGAGATTGAATTCGTGGCCACCACCACGCCGGTACCATTCTTCCCCGGGTTCACGCTGGCGGCGGGCGGCCAGCACCTGAATGCTGTCCCCAAGTACGCGGACCCGGCCTTCTTCCAGCTGTTTTCCTACCCCCTGCTGGTGGGCACCCCCGCCACGGTACTGCGGGATAAAAACGGGATTGTGCTCTCCGAGGCCTTGGCAACTAAGCTCTTTGGGTCGCCACAAAACAGCTTGGGCAAAGCCGTGGAATGGCAAATGGCCGACATAAAACAGACCTGCCTGGTGGCTGGGGTGTTTGCCGGGGTGCCCCGTAACTCGTCCGAGCAGTTTGACTGCGTACTGCCGTTCGCCTCGTTTAAGGACCTGATGCAGATGGGCGAGACCATCAAGTGGGATGACGACGGCCCCTTCAACACCTACTTAGCCTTGAAGGAGGGAGCCGACCCGGCGCAGTTTCAAGCCAAGCTGGCGGGTTTGCTGAAAACCAAAAGCGCCCAAGCCCAGGCCCGGGGGCGCACGCTGTTCGTGCGGCCGTTCTCGGCGGGGTACCTGCACAGCACCTACGAAAACGGCATCGCCACCGGGGGGCGCATTACTTACGTGCGGCTGTTCGCCCTGATTGCCGGGCTCATTCTGGTGATTGCCAGCATCAATTTCATGAATCTGTTCACTGCCAAGGCCTCGCGGCGGGTAAAGGAAGTGGGTATTCGCAAGGCCCTGGGGGCAAGCCGCGCCGCGCTGGTGAGGCAGTACCTGACCGAATCCGTGGTGATGGCCTTGCTGGCCCTGATCGTGGCCGTGGGGCTGGTACAGCTCGTGCTTCCGCAGTTCAGCGAGCTGACGGGCAAGCCGCTGGCCTTGCGGTGGGAGCCGCAGCTGGTGGGGGCCAGTCTGGCCCTGGCGCTGGGCACGGGGCTGCTGGCGGGCAGCTACCCCGCGTTCTACCTGTCGGGTTTCCAGCCGGCGGTTGTGCTGAAAGGCAAGCTGCCGACCAGGGCCGGCGACGTGTGGACGCGGCAGGGCTTGGTCGTGCTGCAATTCACGCTCTCGGTGCTGTTCATCGTGGCCGTGGTGGTCGTCAACGCGCAGCTGGCGTTTATACAGCGCCAGCCGCTGGGCTACGACAAAGCCCACGTGCTCCGCTTTGATACGGGCGGCAAGGCGGCGCGCCAGCAAGCGGCCTTTCTGGCTGAGGTGAGAAAGTTGCCCGGCGTCGTGCAGGCGTCCAGCGTCTTGGGCGGCTTCTTTGGTGGGCGCTACGTCTCGGAGGTGAGCTGGCGGGGAAGCGCCTACCAGTAG
- a CDS encoding ABC transporter ATP-binding protein, which translates to MIKTENLEKLYRTEQVQTKALNHVSLTVEQGEFVAIMGPSGCGKSTLLNLLGLLDEPDGGSLQLLGTETSRYSERQRAELRKRSLGFVFQSFNLIEELTVFENVELPLRYLGVGAAERRQRVQQVLDKMQLLHRRNHFPLQLSGGQQQRVAVARAVVNAPPLLLADEPTGNLDSASGHDVLGLLTELNEAGTTVLMVTHSEHDARYARRVIRLLDGQVVLENSRYQF; encoded by the coding sequence ATGATTAAGACCGAAAACCTGGAAAAGTTGTACCGCACCGAGCAGGTACAAACTAAGGCGCTGAACCACGTCTCGTTGACGGTGGAGCAAGGGGAGTTTGTAGCCATCATGGGCCCCTCGGGCTGCGGCAAATCGACGCTGCTCAACCTACTGGGGCTACTCGACGAGCCCGACGGCGGCAGCCTGCAACTGCTAGGCACCGAAACCAGCCGCTACTCCGAGCGCCAGCGGGCCGAGCTGCGCAAGCGCAGCCTGGGCTTCGTGTTTCAGAGCTTTAACCTGATTGAGGAGCTGACAGTGTTCGAGAACGTGGAGCTACCCCTGCGCTACCTCGGCGTAGGGGCTGCCGAGCGGCGGCAGCGGGTGCAGCAGGTACTGGATAAAATGCAGCTGCTGCACCGGCGCAACCACTTTCCGCTGCAACTCTCGGGCGGGCAGCAGCAGCGCGTGGCCGTGGCCCGCGCCGTGGTGAACGCCCCGCCGCTGCTGCTGGCCGATGAGCCCACCGGCAACCTCGACTCGGCCAGTGGCCACGACGTGCTGGGCCTGTTGACCGAATTGAATGAGGCAGGTACCACCGTGCTTATGGTCACGCACTCCGAGCACGACGCCCGGTACGCCCGGCGCGTCATCCGCCTGCTCGACGGACAGGTGGTGCTCGAAAACAGTCGCTACCAATTCTAA
- a CDS encoding efflux RND transporter periplasmic adaptor subunit — MDVLIPKKKWWFVARWWWLGLLVLVGTGVASIYWPRPGQRLHVAASRLTISPVTRGNFQEFTAIDGVVQPLHTVYLDAAEAGTVQQVLVEEGATLTAGQPLLRLANPDLQLEMVNRETAVYDLMNNLRNTRTQLLQNRILRQNQLADIDFQLAEARRVFDTNQVLYDQKVIARQDYLQSQNVYRYQLRRRQLTQQTLHQDSVAMQQQIEAMQESVQRITSNLALMQRKMADLLLRAPVGGRLSSLAAEVGEAKTRGQRLGQIDALAGVKLHAAVDEFYIARIAAGQVGEVVVDGQTYTLRVTKIFAQVAKGLQIDLAFTDVPPPGLRRGQTLPIRLALSAKAPAVLLPKGGFYQQTVGNWAFKLGADGTRAQRVAIRLGRQNPNYYEVLAGLRPGDQVVTSSYESYADQQELVLDNHQP, encoded by the coding sequence ATGGATGTTCTGATACCGAAAAAAAAATGGTGGTTTGTTGCCCGTTGGTGGTGGCTAGGGCTTCTGGTGCTGGTGGGCACGGGTGTGGCCAGCATCTACTGGCCTAGGCCGGGCCAGCGGCTGCACGTAGCGGCCAGCCGGTTGACCATTAGCCCCGTTACACGGGGTAATTTTCAGGAATTTACAGCCATCGACGGGGTGGTGCAGCCCCTGCACACCGTGTACTTGGACGCGGCGGAGGCTGGCACGGTGCAGCAAGTACTAGTGGAAGAGGGCGCGACCCTGACGGCAGGCCAGCCGTTGCTGCGGCTAGCGAACCCCGACCTGCAGCTGGAAATGGTGAACCGCGAAACGGCCGTGTACGACCTGATGAACAACCTGCGCAACACCCGCACCCAGCTGCTGCAAAACCGTATTCTGCGCCAAAATCAGTTGGCCGACATCGACTTCCAGCTGGCCGAGGCCCGGCGGGTGTTCGACACCAACCAGGTGCTCTACGACCAGAAGGTGATTGCGCGGCAGGACTACTTGCAGAGCCAGAACGTCTACCGCTACCAGCTGCGCCGGCGGCAGCTGACGCAGCAGACCCTGCACCAGGATTCGGTGGCCATGCAGCAGCAGATAGAAGCCATGCAGGAATCAGTGCAGCGCATAACCAGCAACCTGGCCCTGATGCAGCGCAAGATGGCCGACCTGCTGCTGCGGGCCCCGGTGGGCGGGCGGCTCAGCTCACTGGCTGCGGAAGTGGGCGAGGCCAAAACCCGGGGTCAGCGCCTGGGGCAGATTGATGCGCTGGCTGGCGTGAAACTGCACGCCGCGGTTGATGAGTTCTACATTGCCCGCATTGCGGCCGGTCAGGTGGGCGAAGTGGTGGTGGATGGGCAGACGTATACCTTGCGCGTGACCAAAATCTTCGCCCAAGTGGCCAAAGGGCTGCAAATCGACCTGGCCTTTACCGACGTGCCCCCACCGGGTTTGCGGCGAGGACAGACCCTACCCATCCGGCTAGCGCTGAGCGCGAAGGCCCCGGCGGTGCTGCTGCCCAAAGGCGGCTTTTACCAGCAAACCGTGGGCAATTGGGCGTTCAAGCTGGGGGCTGATGGCACCCGGGCCCAACGCGTGGCCATCCGGCTGGGGCGGCAGAACCCCAACTACTACGAGGTGCTGGCGGGCCTGCGGCCTGGCGACCAAGTCGTGACCTCCAGCTACGAAAGCTATGCTGACCAACAGGAACTAGTGCTGGACAACCACCAGCCATAG
- a CDS encoding response regulator, giving the protein MISKHARILVVDDESDVLFALKLLLKNEVREVVTEKNPELLLSLLRQQHFDAVLLDMNYRSGQTTGNEGFYWLGRILEHDPTTAVILITAYGDVRTAVRALKAGATDFLLKPWHNEQLLQTLAAALRPKTGSKRGGTRRK; this is encoded by the coding sequence ATGATTTCTAAGCACGCCCGCATCCTAGTGGTAGACGACGAGAGTGACGTACTGTTCGCCCTCAAGCTGCTGCTTAAAAACGAGGTGCGGGAAGTCGTGACGGAGAAAAACCCGGAACTGCTGCTCTCCCTGCTCCGGCAACAGCACTTCGACGCCGTTCTACTCGACATGAACTACCGCAGCGGCCAGACGACAGGCAACGAGGGCTTTTACTGGCTGGGCCGCATCCTGGAGCACGACCCCACCACAGCCGTTATCCTGATTACGGCCTATGGCGACGTGCGCACGGCGGTGCGTGCTCTTAAAGCTGGCGCCACCGATTTCCTGCTTAAGCCTTGGCACAACGAACAGCTGCTGCAAACGCTGGCCGCTGCCCTGCGACCTAAGACCGGCAGCAAAAGAGGGGGCACCCGAAGAAAGTAG
- a CDS encoding sigma-54 dependent transcriptional regulator, producing the protein MQEVRAIIEKVAPTEANVLLLGENGTGKELVAKSLHEQSRRATRPFVAADVAALSEGLFESELFGHTKGAFTDAQASRVGRFEAATGGTLFLDEIGNIALPQQAKLLTALQNRQVVPVGSNTPVPVDIRLLSATNAPLHALVARGTFRQDLMYRLNTVEITLPPLRERDDDVQLLALHFAQVYAARNRQPVPEFSAAALRKLRQHTWPGNVRELQHAVERAVILGAGPYCVLPISRFRTPNRRRLPGQQHQRRPGLRIHGRCWK; encoded by the coding sequence ATGCAGGAAGTGCGCGCTATTATTGAAAAGGTCGCCCCAACGGAAGCCAACGTGCTGCTGCTCGGCGAGAACGGCACGGGCAAAGAGCTGGTCGCCAAGTCCCTGCACGAACAGTCGCGCCGCGCTACCCGGCCCTTTGTGGCCGCCGATGTAGCCGCCCTCAGCGAAGGGTTGTTTGAGAGTGAGCTGTTTGGGCACACCAAGGGCGCGTTTACGGATGCCCAGGCCAGCCGCGTAGGCCGGTTTGAGGCGGCTACCGGAGGGACCTTATTTCTGGATGAGATTGGCAACATAGCCCTGCCGCAGCAAGCCAAGCTGCTCACGGCCCTGCAAAACCGCCAGGTGGTGCCTGTAGGGAGCAATACCCCTGTACCGGTGGATATCCGGCTGTTGTCGGCCACCAACGCCCCGCTGCATGCCCTAGTGGCCCGCGGCACCTTTCGCCAGGACCTGATGTACCGCCTCAATACGGTTGAAATCACGCTGCCGCCCCTGCGCGAACGGGACGACGACGTGCAGCTGTTAGCCCTGCACTTCGCTCAGGTGTATGCGGCCCGCAACCGGCAACCCGTGCCGGAATTCAGTGCCGCTGCCCTGCGCAAGCTCCGCCAGCACACGTGGCCTGGCAATGTGCGTGAACTGCAACACGCCGTGGAGCGGGCCGTTATCCTAGGGGCTGGCCCGTATTGCGTCCTGCCGATTTCTCGTTTCAGAACCCCGAATCGACGGCGGCTTCCGGGGCAGCAGCACCAGCGGCGCCCGGGGCTGAGAATCCACGGGCGTTGCTGGAAGTAG
- a CDS encoding helix-turn-helix domain-containing protein: MLEVEKNTILQAIERHQGNLTKAAKELGLTRPALYRRLDKHDI; the protein is encoded by the coding sequence TTGCTGGAAGTAGAAAAAAATACCATTCTGCAGGCCATTGAGCGCCACCAGGGCAACCTTACCAAAGCGGCTAAGGAACTGGGGCTCACCCGTCCTGCCCTCTACCGTCGGCTCGACAAGCATGACATTTAA
- a CDS encoding sensor histidine kinase — protein MTFNNLDAHLLGRLVLLVAALAGGGYATLHHAYGLALGAVVLLLVLVLDLARYLARGQQALADFTLALQYRDFSRQYPLQSVPASLRPLHEAFNQVNATFRELRAAQEGQFQYLQTILALLDTGIVSYDKAGTVVWVNEAFKQTLHLPYLNNIQALQSRQPVLYEAICRVTPGQPVVVKLTVDLQTVQLLVSATQFKLRGEAFTLLAFKNVSQALADTETAAWQQLLRVMTHEIMNSVAPIASLADSLGRHVQRARQQDAFAELIDDVGTGIRIIQQRSEGLLRFAQVYRDFSTLASPQRTTLYVQELLQATRQLLAEQLEAQGIEVTLSVRPAHLTLHADGHLLEQVLINLVLNAAQAVTQTPNPHISVVAWSDELERAVIEVKDNGSGIPADVLDSIFIPFFTTRPNGSGIGLSLAKQIMQLHQGSIQVHSVAGAGSTFQLWFPPSVTF, from the coding sequence ATGACATTTAACAACCTAGACGCTCACCTGCTGGGACGATTAGTACTGCTGGTAGCCGCGCTGGCCGGGGGCGGGTACGCCACGCTGCACCACGCCTACGGGCTAGCCCTGGGGGCCGTAGTGCTGTTGCTAGTCCTGGTCTTGGACCTGGCGCGCTACCTGGCGCGCGGCCAGCAGGCCCTAGCCGACTTCACCTTAGCCCTCCAGTACCGGGATTTTTCGCGGCAGTATCCGTTGCAGTCCGTCCCGGCGTCGCTGCGGCCCTTGCACGAGGCCTTCAACCAAGTCAACGCTACGTTTCGGGAACTGCGGGCCGCGCAGGAAGGGCAGTTTCAATACCTGCAAACCATCCTGGCGCTGCTCGATACCGGCATTGTGTCCTACGACAAGGCGGGCACTGTGGTCTGGGTGAACGAGGCTTTTAAACAGACGCTGCACCTACCGTACCTAAACAATATCCAGGCGCTGCAATCCCGGCAGCCGGTTCTATACGAGGCCATCTGCCGGGTAACTCCTGGCCAGCCCGTGGTAGTGAAACTGACGGTAGACCTCCAGACGGTGCAACTGCTCGTGTCGGCCACCCAATTTAAGCTGCGAGGCGAAGCATTTACCCTGCTGGCCTTTAAAAACGTGAGCCAGGCCCTGGCGGATACCGAAACGGCCGCCTGGCAGCAACTGCTACGGGTCATGACGCACGAAATCATGAACTCAGTCGCCCCCATTGCTTCGCTGGCGGATTCGTTGGGCCGCCACGTGCAGCGCGCCCGACAGCAGGATGCCTTCGCCGAATTAATCGACGATGTGGGCACCGGCATTCGCATCATTCAACAGCGTAGCGAAGGGCTGCTGCGCTTCGCCCAGGTGTACCGCGATTTTAGCACCCTGGCCTCGCCGCAGCGCACGACCCTTTACGTGCAGGAATTGCTGCAGGCCACCCGGCAGCTACTAGCGGAACAGCTAGAAGCACAAGGCATTGAGGTCACCCTTAGCGTCCGGCCCGCCCACCTCACCCTACACGCCGACGGCCACCTGCTAGAGCAAGTACTCATCAATCTGGTGCTGAATGCGGCGCAGGCAGTCACCCAAACCCCTAATCCTCACATTAGCGTGGTGGCTTGGTCTGATGAACTGGAACGAGCAGTTATTGAGGTGAAAGACAACGGGAGCGGTATCCCTGCCGACGTGCTGGACAGCATCTTTATCCCTTTTTTCACCACCCGCCCCAACGGCTCCGGGATTGGACTTAGCTTGGCCAAGCAAATCATGCAGTTGCACCAGGGTAGCATTCAGGTCCATTCTGTAGCAGGGGCAGGCAGTACGTTTCAGCTATGGTTTCCCCCTTCAGTTACCTTCTAG
- a CDS encoding recombinase family protein, whose translation MIFGYARVSTADLQLPLQADALQGHSCAEVAQEKVSSMKVRPALQHLLTRLPLVLNVGVFSYPRR comes from the coding sequence ATGATTTTTGGCTACGCCCGCGTCAGCACCGCTGACCTGCAGTTGCCCCTTCAGGCCGATGCTTTGCAGGGTCATAGCTGCGCTGAAGTAGCGCAGGAAAAAGTATCGTCTATGAAAGTGCGGCCGGCACTGCAGCACCTCTTGACCCGCTTGCCCCTCGTACTGAACGTAGGAGTATTTTCATACCCTAGAAGGTAA
- a CDS encoding alkaline phosphatase D family protein, producing MNAAAFGAAWLNPARSILGSEQRNWLTAALSGSSARWQVLGSQVLMGKIYIPAEMLPLVAQLAGSGATPALLQQYTTLATQLITIKTRIAAGDPTVTAAERARVETVLPYNLDAWDGYPIEREAVLAAAGSKKLVALAGDTHNAWYSDLTTSTGRRVGVEFAAPSVSSPGFEAFFGGNAAAIQGFEQANTALINDLHYLDASRRGFLEVSFTNSAATGTWKYVADLATETAATTTGRTESYA from the coding sequence CTGAACGCGGCGGCCTTCGGGGCGGCGTGGCTGAATCCGGCCCGCAGCATTCTGGGCAGCGAGCAGCGCAACTGGCTCACTGCGGCCTTGTCCGGCAGCTCGGCCCGGTGGCAGGTGCTGGGCTCCCAGGTCCTGATGGGCAAAATTTACATTCCGGCCGAAATGCTGCCCCTGGTAGCCCAACTAGCCGGCAGCGGGGCCACGCCCGCCCTGCTCCAGCAGTACACCACCCTGGCTACCCAGCTCATTACCATCAAAACGCGCATTGCCGCCGGCGACCCTACCGTGACGGCCGCCGAGCGGGCCCGCGTCGAAACAGTGCTGCCCTACAACCTCGACGCCTGGGATGGGTACCCAATCGAGCGGGAGGCGGTGCTGGCCGCGGCCGGCTCCAAGAAGCTGGTGGCCCTGGCCGGCGACACCCACAACGCCTGGTACAGCGACCTTACCACCAGCACCGGCCGGCGCGTGGGCGTAGAGTTTGCCGCGCCTTCGGTATCGTCGCCGGGCTTCGAGGCCTTCTTCGGCGGCAACGCGGCGGCTATCCAGGGCTTCGAACAAGCCAATACCGCCCTCATCAACGACCTGCACTACCTGGATGCTTCGCGCCGGGGCTTCCTGGAAGTAAGCTTCACCAACAGCGCGGCGACGGGCACCTGGAAGTACGTAGCCGATCTGGCCACGGAAACCGCCGCCACAACCACCGGCCGCACGGAAAGCTACGCGTAA
- a CDS encoding alkaline phosphatase D family protein gives MAKVRSADTLNRRDFIKQTAVLTGGVALLPGLLSGCDDEDEADVAYTGEFGFKEGLASFDPQQDRVIIWTRYTPADNESGDASIRWEVAEDAAFATLKGSGELPARADADYTVWADVSGLSANRKYYYRFRSGRTGKESVVGETRTLPAAGQASSAKLAVVSCANYQAGLFNVYGAVAASDADVVVHLGDYIYEYGAGGYGTNPTTAGLDRQHQPATEILSLGDYRTRYRQYRSDKQLQRVHQLKPFICVWDDHELTNDAYTGGAENHQPSEGSFEQRRQYAQQVWHEYLPARVSDKTKIYRSFDFGGLVNLLMLDTRMVGRDKQLSLTDYLTPTGG, from the coding sequence ATGGCTAAAGTACGGAGCGCCGATACACTCAATAGACGTGATTTTATCAAGCAAACTGCTGTCCTGACGGGTGGCGTAGCGTTGTTGCCCGGCCTGCTGAGCGGCTGCGACGACGAGGACGAAGCAGACGTAGCCTATACCGGCGAGTTTGGATTTAAAGAAGGATTAGCCAGCTTCGATCCGCAGCAGGACCGCGTCATCATCTGGACGCGCTACACGCCGGCCGACAACGAGTCGGGCGACGCGAGCATTCGGTGGGAGGTAGCCGAAGATGCCGCCTTCGCCACCTTGAAGGGCTCCGGGGAGCTGCCGGCCCGGGCCGATGCCGACTACACGGTGTGGGCCGACGTGTCCGGGCTAAGCGCCAACCGCAAGTACTACTATCGGTTTCGCAGCGGGCGCACCGGCAAGGAGTCGGTGGTGGGCGAAACCCGCACGCTGCCCGCCGCCGGGCAGGCCAGCAGCGCGAAGCTGGCGGTGGTGTCGTGCGCCAACTACCAGGCTGGCCTGTTCAACGTGTACGGGGCCGTAGCGGCCTCCGACGCGGACGTGGTGGTGCACCTCGGCGACTATATCTACGAGTACGGGGCCGGCGGCTACGGCACCAACCCCACGACGGCCGGCCTGGACCGTCAGCACCAGCCCGCCACCGAAATCCTGAGTTTAGGCGACTATCGTACCCGCTACCGGCAGTACCGCTCCGATAAGCAGCTGCAGCGCGTGCACCAGCTCAAGCCCTTTATTTGCGTCTGGGACGACCACGAGCTGACCAACGACGCCTACACCGGCGGGGCCGAAAACCACCAGCCCTCCGAAGGCAGCTTTGAGCAGCGCCGGCAGTACGCCCAGCAGGTATGGCACGAGTACCTGCCTGCCCGCGTGAGCGACAAAACCAAGATTTACCGCAGCTTCGACTTCGGCGGGCTGGTCAACCTACTTATGCTCGACACCCGCATGGTGGGCCGCGACAAGCAGCTGAGCCTGACGGACTACCTAACCCCGACCGGGGGCTGA
- a CDS encoding SDR family oxidoreductase: MNTEQNEPRPTNSEINPKPTSYPTSEESLDVKPDWDMSSYRPAGKLQGKVALITGGDSGIGRAVALAFAMEGADIAVVYHTNAEDAAVVGRAVEAQGRKFLAIQCDVRSATACREAVRQTHRELGGFNILVNNAAYQMGYENFETIPEENIHQTFDTNIKGYIFMAQAAIPFLKEGDAIINTGSIVGLVGHPHQIDYASTKGAIHTFTKSLAGYLGEKKIRVNAVLPGPIWTPLIPGTMLKEDLQQFGDSTMLGRPGQPEELAPAYVYFASQDGSYSTGSLLEVTGGMPKS; this comes from the coding sequence ATGAATACCGAGCAAAACGAACCCCGGCCCACCAACAGCGAAATCAACCCCAAGCCTACCAGCTACCCCACTTCCGAGGAAAGCCTGGACGTGAAGCCCGACTGGGATATGTCGAGCTACCGGCCCGCCGGCAAGCTCCAGGGCAAGGTAGCCCTCATCACCGGCGGCGACTCCGGCATTGGGCGGGCCGTGGCCCTGGCCTTCGCCATGGAAGGCGCCGACATAGCTGTGGTGTACCACACCAACGCCGAGGATGCCGCCGTCGTGGGTCGCGCCGTGGAAGCCCAGGGCCGTAAGTTTCTGGCCATTCAGTGCGACGTGCGCTCGGCTACGGCCTGCCGCGAGGCCGTGCGCCAGACCCACCGGGAACTGGGCGGTTTCAACATTCTGGTGAACAACGCTGCCTACCAGATGGGGTACGAGAACTTCGAAACCATTCCCGAGGAGAACATTCACCAGACCTTCGACACCAACATCAAGGGCTACATCTTTATGGCCCAGGCCGCCATTCCGTTCCTGAAGGAAGGCGACGCCATCATCAACACGGGCAGCATTGTGGGGTTGGTGGGCCACCCCCACCAGATTGACTACGCCAGCACCAAGGGCGCCATTCATACCTTCACCAAGAGCTTGGCCGGCTACCTGGGCGAGAAGAAAATCCGGGTAAACGCCGTGCTGCCCGGCCCCATCTGGACGCCCCTCATTCCCGGCACCATGCTCAAGGAAGACCTCCAGCAGTTCGGCGACTCCACCATGCTCGGCCGCCCCGGTCAGCCCGAGGAGCTGGCCCCGGCCTACGTCTACTTCGCCTCCCAGGATGGGAGCTATTCCACCGGCAGCCTGCTGGAAGTAACCGGCGGCATGCCCAAAAGCTAA